A stretch of the Actinomyces qiguomingii genome encodes the following:
- a CDS encoding ABC transporter ATP-binding protein: MSAPTESTYLGLSGADPAVPKVVEARMLTKIYGTGGAQVTALDHVSLAVSRGQFVAVMGPSGSGKSTLLHCLAGLDTPNSGAVFIAGKDLARMNDRQLTAVRRDRLGFVFQAFNLLPQLTAEENILLPLRLAHRKPERDWYDAVIDSLGIGDRLEHRPSELSGGQQQRVAVARALVGRPEVVFADEPTGALDTASAASLLETLARMCEALGQTVVMVTHDQNAAGATNRIIRLRDGRIVGDDVLARPAGQHAAPPTAVQGAH; encoded by the coding sequence ATGTCCGCCCCCACCGAGTCCACCTACTTGGGTCTGTCCGGTGCCGACCCCGCCGTGCCGAAAGTGGTTGAGGCCCGCATGCTCACTAAGATCTACGGTACCGGCGGCGCGCAGGTCACCGCCCTGGACCACGTATCGCTGGCCGTCAGTCGGGGCCAGTTCGTGGCCGTCATGGGGCCCTCTGGTTCGGGCAAGTCCACCCTGCTGCACTGCCTGGCTGGCCTGGATACCCCGAACTCCGGCGCCGTGTTCATCGCCGGGAAGGACCTGGCCCGTATGAATGACCGCCAGCTGACGGCGGTGCGTCGCGACCGGCTCGGTTTCGTGTTCCAGGCCTTCAATCTGCTGCCGCAGTTGACCGCGGAGGAGAACATCTTGTTGCCGTTGCGGCTGGCCCACCGCAAACCCGAGCGGGACTGGTATGACGCCGTCATTGATTCCCTGGGGATCGGGGACCGGTTGGAGCATCGGCCCAGTGAGCTGTCCGGTGGCCAGCAGCAGCGTGTGGCGGTGGCCCGTGCGCTGGTGGGGCGGCCGGAGGTCGTCTTCGCCGACGAGCCCACCGGTGCTCTGGACACCGCGTCGGCCGCCTCCCTGCTGGAGACGCTGGCCCGCATGTGTGAGGCCCTGGGGCAGACGGTGGTCATGGTCACCCATGATCAGAACGCGGCCGGGGCCACCAACCGGATTATTCGGCTGCGCGATGGGCGGATCGTCGGCGACGACGTGCTCGCCCGCCCTGCCGGCCAGCACGCCGCCCCACCGACCGCAGTGCAGGGGGCCCACTGA